TGCGTGCGGGGGTAGAAATTTTAGATACAAAAACATTGCCTTGCCGTGTTGAAAAAATATCCTCACAAGTATTTAAAATCATTTTAGAACAAGGTCTGAACCGTCAAATTCGTCGTATGTGTTCGGCACTTGGCTATTCCGTAAAACGTCTACAGCGTATTCGCATTATGAATATCCATATCGGCAACTTAAAGGTGGGTCAATGGCGTGATTTAACAGACAAAGAACGAAACGAACTTTTTACACTACTCAACTACACACCAAAGCAATAAGTGATGCCTATTGGGATTTAGATGATATTATTACAGCCATTCATAAATTGTAGGCAAAGAAAAGCAATATTTCCATTATGAAATAGAGCTAGCATTAAAATATCCGAATGATGATGCTATCATTTGGTGATTATATTGATAAAAGCGAGCCAAACTTTTAAGTTTGGCCCGCTTTTTTAAAGTTGTTCAAATGCCATTTTTTTAATTATCACTTCATGCTGCGGATAGATTTCCAGTAACTGCTGCTGTGTAAACAGCTCAAAATCTTCAAAATCAAAGCCTGGTGCCACCATACAGCCTACTAAGCCAAATGTATTTTCCTCCTCAACCGAAGAACCAAAGATTGTCCCCTTCTCGACTAAAATTTGTGGTTGCTCACCGTTCTCAATATTTAATCCTAATTTCTTTGCCTCATACGTACCGTCCTCATAAATCATATGGATAGTTAAAGCACTACCACCGTGGTAATACCATACTTCATCCGATTGAAGACGGTGCAAATGTGAAATGTCCTGCGAGCGTAGTAAAAAGTAAATGCTCGAATAAAGTGGACGCTCTCCATGCGCTAAGATTAGCTTTTCATTATCACGCATCGTTGAACGGTAAAAGCCACCTTCTGGATGTGGTTCTAGCTGTAGTGCCTCAATCAATTGTTCAATCGTTTGCATAAAAATCGCTCCATTCAAAAAAGTTCCCTATAAGCTTATAGCTTACAGGAAACTTCGTCAAAGTTACAGTCCACCCAGATATGCTGCTTTTACTTCTTCACTTTCTTGTAGCTCTTTTGCGGTACCGGAAAGTACGATTTTACCCGTTTCTAAAACGTACGCGCGGTGTGCTACTGAAAGCGCCATATTGGCATTTTGCTCTACTAGTAAAACGGTTACGCCTTCTTTATTAACCATTTCAATGATGTTAAAAATATTTTTTACCATTAGTGGAGCAAGACCCATTGATGGCTCATCCAGAATAATTAGTTTTGGTTTTGCCATTAATGCGCGGCCCATTGCTAGCATTTGCTGCTCACCGCCAGATAATGTACCCGAAAGCTGCTTGCGACGCTCTAGCAATCGTGGAAACAGTTCATAAACATGCTCTAAATCCTTTTTGATACCGTCCTTATCTTTACGTAAGTACGCACCAAGCTCTAGATTTTCTTCTACGCTCATATTTGAAAATACGCGACGCCCTTCTGGAACATGCGAAATCCCTGCTTTTACAATCGATTGTGCAGCCTTACCGTCAATCGCGGTGCCTAAATATTCAATCGAACCACGCTTTGGCTTGAGTAATCCTGAAATCGTCTTAAGAAGCGTACTTTTTCCAGCACCGTTCGCTCCGATTAGTGTAACAATTTCACCTTCATTTACTTCGAGGGAGAGCCCTTTTAAGGCTTGAATATTGCCATAGTATACATCGATGTCATTAATTTTTAGCATATTATTCTGTAACCTCCTCACCTAAGTATGCTTCAATAACTTTTGGGTTTGAACGAATTTCCCCAGGTGTTCCTTCCGCAATTAGTTGCCCATGGTCTAATACGTAAATCCGCTCACAAATTCCCATGACTAAGTGCATATCATGCTCAATTAAAAGAATCGTTAAATCAAATTCCTTACGAATAAATGCAATTAACTCCATAAGCTCATGTGTTTCCTGCGGATTCATACCAGCAGCTGGCTCATCTAGTAATAGCAACTTTGGCTTTGCAGCAAGTGCACGAGCAATTTCTAAACGACGTTGCATTCCGTATGGTAAGTTTTTCGCTAACTCATCACGGTAGACATCTAAACCAAAAATTTTTAAAAATGCTAGCGACTCCTCTTCCATTTTCACCTCACCTTTAAAGTGACTCGGCAAACGGAAAATGCTCGAAATTAAATTGTGCTTTGCTAAGCCATGATTCGCTACCTTTACGTTGTCTAACACAGATAGTTCTTTAAATAGACGGATATTTTGGAATGTACGGCTAATCCCTTGGCGCGTTACTTTATAAGGATCTAGTCCGCCAATTGATTTACCGTCAAATGTAATTGTTCCTTCCGTTGGAGCATAAACACCCGTTAACATATTGAATGTTGTTGTTTTACCAGCACCATTTGGCCCTATTAGTCCGATTAACTCGCCGCTGTTCATGTGGAGATCTACATTTTGCACAGCCTTTAATCCGCCAAATTGAATGCCTAATTTATCTACTTTAAGAAGTGTACTACTCATACACGAGTACCTCCTTTTTTACCGAACTTGAAAAATTCTGTAATCTCTTTCGTGCCAAGTAATCCCGTTGGACGATACAACATCACTAAAATTAACACTAAAGAATAAATAATCATACGCGTTTCTGGGAAACCTTGTAAGTATGTTGAAACAATTGTTAATAAAATTGCGGCAATGACAGAACCCGAAAGACTTCCTAAACCACCTAATACTACGAAAATCAAAATATCAAATGACTTTAAGAAACCAAATGCAGTTGGCTGAATTAAATAATAGTTATGCGCATAAATGGCACCAGCAACCCCTGCAAAGAACGAACCGATCGCAAATGCGACTACTTTGTAATATGTTGTGTTAATACCCATTGCATCGGCTGCAATTTCGTCTTCACGAATCGATATACATGCGCGGCCATGGCGTGAATTCGTAAAGTTCGCAATAACTAAAATTGTAATAAATGTCCCAAAAAATGCATATGTCCATGTCGATTGATGTGTTACCGATATACCAGCCGCACCTCCAACATAATCCACGTTTAAAAACACAATACGAATAATTTCTGCAAATCCTAATGTCGCAATTGCTAAATAGTCCCCCTTTAAACGCAGTGTCGGAATCCCAACTAAAAGCCCCGCGAGTGCCGCAACAACTGCACCAATTAAAATAGCTGTAACAAATGGTAACCCTAGCTTCATTGTACAAATGGCGGAAATGTATGCACCTACCGCTAAGAAACCAGCATGACCAATCGAAAACTGCCCAGTAATTCCGATAATAACGTGTAAACTTACCGCAAGCATAATGTTAATACACATCGCGATTAACATGTTTTGATAGTAGAACGCAACGAACCCGTTGTTGATTAATAATTGAACAACAACATAAATGACAAGTGCTAGAACGGCATAACCCCAAAAGATTTTTGATTTTTTCATGCTGCTCACCTACACTTTCTCGCGCGTATTTTTTCCGAAAATACCCGCTGGACGAATAATTAATATTAAAATTAAAATGACAAATGCTGCTGCGTCGCGCCATAACGAATAACCAAGCGCCGAAACGATTGTTTCTACGACACCTAATAATAAACCACCAACCATCGCACCTGGAATAATTCCAATACCACCTAATACGGCTGCGATGAACGCTTTAATCCCAGGAAGCATCCCCATTAATGGATCGATACGTGTGTAGTAAATACCAAAGATAACCCCTGCTGCACCAGCTAAAGCAGAACCGATCGCAAATGTTGCAGAAATTGTGTTGTCTACATTAATCCCCATTAATTTTGCTGCATCCGCATCATGAGATACTGCACGCATCGCTTTCCCGATTTTTGTTTTGTGCACAATGAATTGTAATAAAATCATTAAAAAGATTGATATTGATAAAATAAAAATCGAAAGTGTACTAATTTGTACGCCGAAAATTTCAAAATTCGTTTTTGAAAATACATTTGGATAAGCTTCTGGTGAGGCACCACGGAAGAAAATCACCGTATACTCAATTAATAATGACACACCGATTGCTGTAATAAGTGCTGCGATACGTGTAGCATTACGCAGTCGCTTATAGGCAATACGCTCAATAATAACCCCAATTACTGCACAAAGAATCATCGCTAAAACAAGCGCTAAGAAGACATTCATTTCCCAACGTGCAATGGCATAAAAGCCAATGAATGCACCAAGCATGAATACGTCACCATGGGCAAAGTTAATTAATTTTATAATTCCGTATACCATCGTGTACCCTAATGCAATTAGCGCGTAGATACTACCTATCGAAATTCCATTTACTAGCTGTTGGATCCATTCCATACACTTCACTCCTTTTTTTAGTTATTGAAGTATGTCCACATAAAAAAGGGAGGCTAGTTCCGCCCCCCTTACTTGTAAAAAATTAAGGATTTACTTTAGAGTTGAACTGTTGCTTACCGTCTACGAATTCTAGAACTGTTGCTGATTTTACTGGGTTGTGGTTTTCGTCAACTGTGAATGTACCTGTAATTAGACTTAAATCTTTTGTTGCAGCTAATTGTTTTTGAATTGCTTCACCTGTAATATCACCATCAACACGTTTGATTGCATCTACGATAAAGTAAACTGAATCATAACCTAAAGCGTGGAAGGCATTTGGCGCTTGATTGTATTTATCTTTAAACGCTGCAACGAAATCTTGAATTTTTGTATCTGGATCTTCAGATGAATAGTGGTTTGTGATGAATGTGTTGTTTAACGCATCGCCACCTGCTAAATCCACTAATGTTGGTGAATCCCAACCGTCAGCACCCATTAATGGCACTGTAATACCTAATTCACGAGCTTGCTTAACGATCAGGCCAACCTCCTCATAATAACCAGGGATGAAGATGAAGTCTGGGTTTTTACCTTTAATGTTTGTTAATGTTGATTTGAAGTCTACATCTTTTGCAACGTATGCTTCTTCAGCAACAACTGTACCGCCGTTCGCTTCGATTGTTTCTTTGAACGAAGCTGCCAACCCTTTTGCATAGTCAGATGCATTATCCGCGAAGATAGCTACATTTTTCGCTTGTAGCTCATTTGATGCGAAGTTTGCCGCTACTGTCCCCTGGAATGGGTCGATGAAGCAAGTACGGAATGCATACTCATTTACAGAACCGTCTTCATTTACTGTTACATTTGGTGCTGTACCAGAAGCTGTCACGATTGGCACCTTATGTTGATTTGCAATTTGTACAGTCGCCACTGAGTTACCAGAAGTTGCTGGTGCTAACATTGCAACTACTTTTTCTTGCTCTGCTAAACGAATTGCTGCAGAAGTTGCTTCCGCTGTTTCTGATTTATTGTCAACTGGGATATATTCAATTTTCTTACCATCAATGCCGCCAGCAGCATTAATCTCTTCAATTGCTAATTTAGCACCATCGTTAATAGATGAACCATAAGATGCTACAGCGCCTGATAATTCTAAGTTCGCACCGATTTTAATTACATCACCTGATGCTGAATTACCACTACCACCCGATGAAGTTGAACTAGAGTCGTCTGTACCGCATCCCGCTAAAGCCCCAGTTAACATTGCTGTTGCAATAAATAAAGAACCATATTTTTTCATTTTGTTGTGCTTTGTCATCATTGCATCCCCCTACTAACGCTTAATTGTTTGATATTTCTGATAATTATAATCAATTTAACTCATTATCACAATCTATTTTTATAATTTTCTGAATAAAAAGTTTCATTGAAATAAATTGTAGCAATCCAACTTCTGTATTGTAATAGAAACATAATATTTAGTCTAGTGTGATTTTTCAGTTAATTATGTAAATTTAGATTTTACTGAACTTAAAATCAAATACTTATTAATATTATGTAGAAATTTAACCCAATATTTATGGTTGCAGACGAAAAATTATAATGCGTTCATTTTCATTTTTTTCATTGCGTAATTTTATATTCAAGTAATAATCTAGCCCTAAATCTTGGTGCAAATAGTGCAAGTAATCGGGAGATGGATAATACAAAACAATGTCGATTGTACGGGTGTATTGCTCATAGGATTTTAAAATTTTGCTCATGAACTCACGAAATACGTGAATTGAAAAGGGGTTGAAGAAGAAAAAGACTTGATCTTTCCCCTGAATTTGATAAGTTTCTGCTACCATGTTATAAAACTGCAACGATGAACGCTTTTTCCCTGCCTTTTTCAAATATTGAGCTGCATTATGTTCAGCTTCTATAAAAAATTTTGGATCCATTTCAATACCGATGGCTGGAATATCAAAACGGTGATGTACATAAATAGGGACACGTCCTTTGCCACAGCCAATATCTAAAAAATTGGCTCCCGGAGGTAACGCATATACTTCAAACAATTGCTCTAACCCACTATACGGTGTCGGTTCATAGCGATGATATTTTGCTAATTTCGGAAATCCATATTGGAATCCTGTTGTTTCGATATTTAAAAATTTATCAAATTGTTGTTCATTCATTAAAAAAACTCCTCAAAAAAACAGTCCTGTAAACAAGGGTTTACAGAACAGTTTTCAATTTACTATATTATTTCTGGTGAAAAGTTGGCTCATACATCATTATTTTGAAAATAATCGATTTTCCTTCTTGTGAAGTTTTTATGGTTTAAAAATCCTTTTTCTCATGCTCAAGTAACCACTCTTTTCGCCAAATACCACCTGCATAGCCTGTCAGTTTACCACTTGCCCCTATAACACGATGGCACGGTACGATAATACTAATTAAATTTTTACTATTGGTCATCCCTACTGCTCGCACTGCTTTTTCATTACCAATTTGTTGGGCAATTTCTTTATAAGAAGCCGTTTTTCCAAAGGGTACGGTCGTCAAAGCCTGCCAAACACTTGTTTGGAATTCTGTTCCGTCAAAATGGTATGCGACCGTGAAATCCTTTCGTTTGCCATTGAAATATTCATCTAGCTCCCGATAACAAGTATTTATAATTTCAGGCATTTGTTCCACTTGTTTATGTTCTACATGCTCTCGTTCTGGAAATAAAATCGAAGTTATATGTTTTTCTGTACTTGTTATCTCAATAATTCCAATTGGTGAATCATAATCTACTTTATATAGCATAAAATATCCTCCTGCTATGAATTATATTTCCTTCTACTATAGATTCATTTATTCCAATCAATTACGCTGAGGCATAATTTGTGCTTTGACACCCGCTGAAAAAAGGTTAAAAAAGAACCTTTAATCTCTGAATAAATTAAAGGTTCTTTAATCATTATTTATTTAAGCCTAACGCTTCAGAAGTTGTTTCTTTTACTTCTTGTAGAAGTGCTGTATTTTCAACTAAGTTTTGACCGTAAGCTGGAATCATTTCTTTAATTTTTGCTTCCCAAGTTTTCATTTCTTGTGGGAAACATTGTTTAATTACTTTTAACATAACCGATACAGCTGTAGAAGCACCTGGAGATGCACCAAGTAATGCTGCGATTGACCCGTCTTGAGAGTTAATTACTTCTGTACCGAATTGTAATGTACCTTTACCAGCGTCTGTGTCTTTTATTACTTGTACACGTTGACCTGCTACAATAATCTCCCAATCTTCGCTCTTCGCTGCTGGTACGAATTGGCGCAATTCTTCAATACGTTTTTCTTTAGATGCTACAACTTCTTTTACTAAATAAGTTGTTAAGTCCATGTTTTTCGCACCACAAGCAAGTAATGTTACTAAGTTGTGTGGTTTGATAGATGCGAATAAATCCATGTATGAACCTGTTTTTAAGAACTTCGGAGAGAAGCCTGCGAATGGTCCGAATAATAATGATTTTTTGCCATCAATGTAACGTGTATCTAGGTGAGGTACTGACATTGGTGGAGCACCAACTGCCGCTTTACCATATACTTTTGCATGGTGTTGGTTAATTACTTCTTCATTGTTACAAACTAAGAATACACCTGAAATTGGGAAACCACCGATGTGTTTCGACTCAGGGATACCTGATTTTTGTAGTAACTCAAGGCTACCACCACCAGCACCTAAGAATACAAACTTTGCAGTGTGGTATTCAACTTTACCGCTGTTTTTATC
This portion of the Solibacillus daqui genome encodes:
- a CDS encoding ABC transporter ATP-binding protein, which encodes MSSTLLKVDKLGIQFGGLKAVQNVDLHMNSGELIGLIGPNGAGKTTTFNMLTGVYAPTEGTITFDGKSIGGLDPYKVTRQGISRTFQNIRLFKELSVLDNVKVANHGLAKHNLISSIFRLPSHFKGEVKMEEESLAFLKIFGLDVYRDELAKNLPYGMQRRLEIARALAAKPKLLLLDEPAAGMNPQETHELMELIAFIRKEFDLTILLIEHDMHLVMGICERIYVLDHGQLIAEGTPGEIRSNPKVIEAYLGEEVTE
- a CDS encoding methylated-DNA--[protein]-cysteine S-methyltransferase; translated protein: MLYKVDYDSPIGIIEITSTEKHITSILFPEREHVEHKQVEQMPEIINTCYRELDEYFNGKRKDFTVAYHFDGTEFQTSVWQALTTVPFGKTASYKEIAQQIGNEKAVRAVGMTNSKNLISIIVPCHRVIGASGKLTGYAGGIWRKEWLLEHEKKDF
- a CDS encoding class I SAM-dependent methyltransferase; this translates as MNEQQFDKFLNIETTGFQYGFPKLAKYHRYEPTPYSGLEQLFEVYALPPGANFLDIGCGKGRVPIYVHHRFDIPAIGIEMDPKFFIEAEHNAAQYLKKAGKKRSSLQFYNMVAETYQIQGKDQVFFFFNPFSIHVFREFMSKILKSYEQYTRTIDIVLYYPSPDYLHYLHQDLGLDYYLNIKLRNEKNENERIIIFRLQP
- a CDS encoding branched-chain amino acid ABC transporter permease, whose translation is MKKSKIFWGYAVLALVIYVVVQLLINNGFVAFYYQNMLIAMCINIMLAVSLHVIIGITGQFSIGHAGFLAVGAYISAICTMKLGLPFVTAILIGAVVAALAGLLVGIPTLRLKGDYLAIATLGFAEIIRIVFLNVDYVGGAAGISVTHQSTWTYAFFGTFITILVIANFTNSRHGRACISIREDEIAADAMGINTTYYKVVAFAIGSFFAGVAGAIYAHNYYLIQPTAFGFLKSFDILIFVVLGGLGSLSGSVIAAILLTIVSTYLQGFPETRMIIYSLVLILVMLYRPTGLLGTKEITEFFKFGKKGGTRV
- a CDS encoding malate:quinone oxidoreductase, which codes for MSNKHIKSDVILIGAGIMSATLGTMLKELAPEWKITVFEQLAKAGEESSHELNNAGTGHAALCELNYTSEKKDGTIDITKAINVNTQFQDSLQFWSHLVKTGQIEKPEDFIMPLPHMSMVQGANNVEYLKKRHAAMTANPLFEGMEYSDDPETLKQWIPLIMNDRKSNEPIAATKIDSGTDVNFGSLTRTLIANLQKQDVGVNYNHSVLDVKRTKDGLWEVKVHDKNSGKVEYHTAKFVFLGAGGGSLELLQKSGIPESKHIGGFPISGVFLVCNNEEVINQHHAKVYGKAAVGAPPMSVPHLDTRYIDGKKSLLFGPFAGFSPKFLKTGSYMDLFASIKPHNLVTLLACGAKNMDLTTYLVKEVVASKEKRIEELRQFVPAAKSEDWEIIVAGQRVQVIKDTDAGKGTLQFGTEVINSQDGSIAALLGASPGASTAVSVMLKVIKQCFPQEMKTWEAKIKEMIPAYGQNLVENTALLQEVKETTSEALGLNK
- a CDS encoding branched-chain amino acid ABC transporter permease; this encodes MEWIQQLVNGISIGSIYALIALGYTMVYGIIKLINFAHGDVFMLGAFIGFYAIARWEMNVFLALVLAMILCAVIGVIIERIAYKRLRNATRIAALITAIGVSLLIEYTVIFFRGASPEAYPNVFSKTNFEIFGVQISTLSIFILSISIFLMILLQFIVHKTKIGKAMRAVSHDADAAKLMGINVDNTISATFAIGSALAGAAGVIFGIYYTRIDPLMGMLPGIKAFIAAVLGGIGIIPGAMVGGLLLGVVETIVSALGYSLWRDAAAFVILILILIIRPAGIFGKNTREKV
- a CDS encoding ABC transporter ATP-binding protein, with the translated sequence MLKINDIDVYYGNIQALKGLSLEVNEGEIVTLIGANGAGKSTLLKTISGLLKPKRGSIEYLGTAIDGKAAQSIVKAGISHVPEGRRVFSNMSVEENLELGAYLRKDKDGIKKDLEHVYELFPRLLERRKQLSGTLSGGEQQMLAMGRALMAKPKLIILDEPSMGLAPLMVKNIFNIIEMVNKEGVTVLLVEQNANMALSVAHRAYVLETGKIVLSGTAKELQESEEVKAAYLGGL
- a CDS encoding cupin domain-containing protein, producing the protein MQTIEQLIEALQLEPHPEGGFYRSTMRDNEKLILAHGERPLYSSIYFLLRSQDISHLHRLQSDEVWYYHGGSALTIHMIYEDGTYEAKKLGLNIENGEQPQILVEKGTIFGSSVEEENTFGLVGCMVAPGFDFEDFELFTQQQLLEIYPQHEVIIKKMAFEQL
- a CDS encoding ABC transporter substrate-binding protein; translated protein: MTKHNKMKKYGSLFIATAMLTGALAGCGTDDSSSTSSGGSGNSASGDVIKIGANLELSGAVASYGSSINDGAKLAIEEINAAGGIDGKKIEYIPVDNKSETAEATSAAIRLAEQEKVVAMLAPATSGNSVATVQIANQHKVPIVTASGTAPNVTVNEDGSVNEYAFRTCFIDPFQGTVAANFASNELQAKNVAIFADNASDYAKGLAASFKETIEANGGTVVAEEAYVAKDVDFKSTLTNIKGKNPDFIFIPGYYEEVGLIVKQARELGITVPLMGADGWDSPTLVDLAGGDALNNTFITNHYSSEDPDTKIQDFVAAFKDKYNQAPNAFHALGYDSVYFIVDAIKRVDGDITGEAIQKQLAATKDLSLITGTFTVDENHNPVKSATVLEFVDGKQQFNSKVNP